The Aspergillus luchuensis IFO 4308 DNA, chromosome 6, nearly complete sequence genome segment TCTCTTCAACCCTAGTGACGTGGCAGGGTGAAGAGAACCAAAGTGGCCAAGCACAAGAAATGAACGCCTTATCAAGGAGAATAAAGCACAAAATATCAAGGAAAACCAGCAAGCCTTGCTGTACAGAGGTCGGGCCAGTATGCACTGATCGGGTCAGTTTTTAACTTGACGCGCTTGAAGTTTGGTCGATACTGAAACCCAGGGTCAAACGGCGAGCGTGGTGGCTGAACAGGACGGAGTATTTGCGTATGTGCAAGTCGCGAAGGTAATATGAAGCAGAGCGGTCTAAATACGGAGATGGAAACGAGGCAAATCTTCGCCGGGATATCGTCATGCTTTTCGAATCTCGTCCAGGTACGACAAACAGGCGGCGTCGATCATTCGAAGGGGTATCAGTCGATGGGAAGAATGAGCAGATGACGGTTTGTCGTTCAGCAGTTCGATCCTTCTAAGACCATCTGTTGGtggcttccttttctttgagCCCACCCATGCGCTCGATATCTAATGACTGGAATCGCTCCGCATCGCTGGACTGATACGGCGGAAGCTCCTCGTTGCAAGGCTCCAAGCCCACTCCACCTGCGTCGGTAATCctcacaaccacaactcGACCCGACTTGCGCTTGCCGgattcgtcctcctcctccgggaACGTGATGCGAATTTCGGGAACCGGACTGGGCGGGGGACTCGACGAATTCTCAATGAGACTGCGTTTCTCGTCATAAACCAGAACGGACTCTGTCTTGGCGTTCGGCGAAGCAGAGACGGTGAATCGACGGTGGTTGGGCACGCATTGCCCGTTGTGTACAGGAAGTTCGGATTGTTCGCGGTTCAGGCGCTTGCGGCGcaagacaagaagagcaCCGACCAGGGCGAGACCGAGCAGAATGAGGACCAGCAGGGAAATCAGAAGATCGACCATGTAGGGAGAGAGACCATCGTTGCTTTCAGAATCACCGCGCCGAACAAGCTTCGAAATAGGGTTGAACATGATTTGATGgttggatttttttttttatgttTGATAGGTCTTCGGATGCAATCCGAATGAAAGAGTTTGGATAGTAACCGCGTGCTTTTCGGTATACGCGAAGTTATTTCAAGAATTGAAGTTGTACTATTTCCTCCGACACCCGGGTCAATTCTGGATATGGCACACAGCACAGCGGCCTGTCGTCGACAGTCACTTACAATGTGTCTCAACAAGGGTCTTATGGCGATAGAATCAGATTGTCGgatctgctttctttctttttcgtaTGGAAGGACCGGTTGGAGACGGGATCGTTGGACAAAAGGAGGGAATGTATCAGGTCGGTAGGATCAAGTAGTCGAGGcgagtggaggaggttggctTCAACTGGGGTGATGGAAATCGACCAGGTTGGTAATAGCGAACGAACGGACAGCAAGGTGAGCAGCTGAAAGAGTGAAGCCGACACCTGCTtaggggaaagagaacgtgacgggggtggaggaaggaggaagaatgaggggaggggttggtATGGGGGTTGTCGCCTGGGAgaatggaagaaaaggaacaaagggaaagaaagggcaGAAAAGAGAGCGAGCGCAGGAAGggtgagaaagaggagacgacggagggaggaggagaggagtgCCGGGCAGGGCAGGGAGAGAAGCAGGCCGGTGGGCGCCGGCACGACAGGAACGAGGCGCAAGGGCGCTTAGGCGCAGTCCAGACCGAGTGCAGGCAGGGGTGGGTGGACAGTTGGCCTGGGGCAGAGTTTACTaccagtactactagtagttagtctAGTCAGCTGTTTACTCGTCCTCGACCAAAAGGGGACTAAACTCGTCTTTGGCCCTCCACTCAAGCGTGACCCAAGACTCCGCTTTACGCCTAGTCGGCCTTGGCATGGTCGCTGGCGTGGTTGCTAAGGTTCGCCGGTAATTTCCCCATTCCGGCCATCTGGCCTATCACGCGTCGACGGTGCCTGACTTGGCCCATTCTTTGTCAACCAAACCCTTCATCATTCGTTGCCCACCCCTGTGCCAAAAAAGACTAACTGCTAGCTAGATCggttttttcttatttctttctttcttgtcttcctgcacttcccctcttttgtCTACTCTTTTTTTAGGTCATCTTTGCGGCCCCCTGAAAGCGAAAACCAACAAGGTCTCAGTGCCCCAAGGACCACAAGGCTAGCAGTAGCACTTACAGTAGGGAGGGGTAAGACAATCTATCGACTATCTAGACTATCTACTTTGTTCTCCCGAACGAAGGACCCTTTTCGCCTTATTGTGAGAAGCCATCCGTGCCAACGCTTCTATTTTAACTTCTTCATATCTTCGTCGAGGGAATGGAATGACGTTTTGGTTCGCCAAGCAATATCTTGCCAATCTGTTTGTGGTAACTTCCGAGACTTGATTTGATGGTGGAGAAAACAGCCGATAGCCCGGGAAAACATCCAAACACAGCAAAAGCTCTGCTGGCACCAGCAAAGGACAACAACGTACCTGCCTACCTAGCAGTCAGCCGTTGGTCTCATCACATGTGATGAGAATGTCCACGCATCCGCTGGTTCTACTGTAAGATCTTACGGGCGAACTGAGGTGTGTCTCTTTCACATGACATCAGAAACAACCTGTCATGTGCTAGTCAACTAATGCAGGGTCCATCTGTCACCAATGGTGAAACACAACGGACGGTTAGGCACCTCCGTATTCCATACTTTGACAGCGGCCTATCCATATTCTGGATAGAGAAGACCGCTCTTTCTTGCTATGGAAACTATCAGTATGTTTAGGCATATCGtactgtagtagtatgtGGCGGATGAAGAAATCGAACTGGACTACCATAACCCCCTTTGGCTTGTATCTGAGGTAACCACCGCCCAATCGCTGTGAAAATATACTACAATAGTATGTGGACAAAATGTATCCTTGAGCTGACAGCCATGAATTCCACTTTAGCCCCATATGCATGATTTTAATACATATCACATGTTTTTTATCACTACTATCTTCCCCACTTTAAACATCACaccaaaatatatatccccGAAAACATAAGTAGCTAACCATAACACCATCTCCCAACACCCTCTCCCAAGTCACCCACCGAAGCCACCCAGGACTATCAATCAAACCAATCAATCAGCATCAAAAATAAAACCACACTCCCTAACCAAACCTCCCAAAACAACCCCACAGCAACGTCCACTTAATCGTATATAGAACTGAAACAACATACATAATATGTCTGAGATCACTCAATCAACCATGCCGttactaaatataaaacaaGCACTCGTTGGCCGAACCCGACGCTTGCCACATTCCTGAAAGCGTCACCCCACCccacatctctctctcttctgcaGAATACCAAGTTCACGTCACTGTCACAGCATCAGGTATGTGGTATCTCTGGTGATCTTGGTATGTCGATCGTTCAACTAGTCAGGGGTGGCTAATATACAAAGGGGATATATCTATGTTGTATCTTTTGTGTTGCGCCCCGGTTGCTGTGACTATTGTAGAGAGATAGATCTTGGAATGAGTCTATATTTAGGGATATTCGGTTCAATACGATCCTATGGAATGATTCTATAGAAATGTGGGATTTGACAGACAGGGGAAATCCATCTGTCAGATTGTTGCTGGGTAGGTGTCAGGGAAGTCATGCCGTGTAGGCTGGCTGTTTCATTCCTTTAGTCGTATGGCTGCATTAGCTATTGAGAGGATAAGTGCAACTAGGGAGCAGCTGTTTCTTGTGCGAAATGATATTATGTGATGTCCGGACTCCTTCTCAGtagaaagaaggagaccgGCATAGTCTTCTACTAGACACtcttaagaaatatatactatgttCGGTATTACAGGTCGTATATTCACTTCCTACAAAAAACACAATACTATCCCTTGCCCCAACCAACGAGGCTGCTTCAACTACCTCTATTGCTAGTCTACTCCGGTGTATACATCAGGTATACAAAAAGATCTCACCTAGTAGCCATGCTCAACGCTAGTTCTCGACACGTTTCTATGCGAATAAATGAAGTTGCACACTCtctattttattagttaGCTTTAAATCTCTCCTTGCGGGTGAAGTCCACTGAATCTCAGGTGTTTAACACAACGTATACTCTGGCGATATGTTATCAATAGTTCGAACAATATTTTCAGTGTATGTAAACCAGCACCAAATCGACATCGGTACTGGGAAGCAGTAGCAGACCACCGGCGACTGATATATAGGAACTAGCTTGGTAAAGAGCTCGAGAATAATTCTGGCACAACTAGATCTTTCTTGTCAAAGAGTCCAAAGTCTCAGGAAGACATAATCTTTGAGTTGACGGACTCTTGTCAGAGACATCAGAGTtgtgtatctatctatgaCTTATCATGCAATTAGCGTTTAAATATAGAGCTGCAGTGTAGTAACTACGAGAAAGTTGATATCgactagtatataaatctacCCCGTGTCTATTCCCTACTAGCCTTTCAAGCACCTTCGACCTCATCGCAGTTGTGTCCAGTAACAATGTCAAAGAATTTGAGAAGAGTATGTAACCTTAGCTGATGATTATCATctctaattcttttttttttttggtagGGCCTACTAAATTCCTATAATGTGATGATGTTTGGCGTTATGGGTATACTGCTTGATGGGTAGAACCTTGTATATATTTACGAGCCCAGACCCCTTCTCTCAGAGCAGGACTTGGGTATCTCGCAACTGAGAAGAACATCTTAGAGTTGAAAGTGCCTAATCTCAACTAAGCACTGTCGTAATTACATATTGTCAGCTAAGTTAATGGGGTGCTTGATCATATCTAGTGCACATTGGTCCACACATATAGTAGTCGCTTTTAAGTTGGAGGGTTTGGGGAGACTTGAATCTTATATTGGATGTCTGGCGTAATCCTGCGCCTTCTATATGGAAGTGGTGGCAGAGAACAGACATGACCTTTCCATTCCCAGATGGTATATATCATTGATGAATACATAGGAAGTTTGGTGGGTGTATTCTTCGAAGGTCTGTCGAATACACGGATACCGATTGGCTAAGAACGAGTATCTTTGCAATTGTACAGAAAAAAGCTCATCCTTGTTATATTCATTGAACCAGGCACTGTGATCGTACTTACTAAAACGATATGGCATTTGCATGGTTTGAGGTAGAGATTGTCTGGTCTTCTTTGACTTCCATAAATGTAAGGCGGCTGCCCCAAGGCTGTTTGAGGAAACGTTAGCGCATTCAGAAGCCGCTCGATATTCGACCGAGATAATGACTGTGCCAAGGTTAGATTTCTAAATGCTTGACAGTTTCTTGCTCGAAACTTCTAGTCTCAAGTATGCCTTCATAACATAGCTTAACTAGCCTGTAATATAAACACGAGCAACGTATCTCGGAACAATAATCATCAATATATTGTCGCTAGGTGTATATTGTCAATACTGACATGTGTGTATGGCGGACCTGGTCGCAACCCGGCTGCGATTGCAGCGTCGATGATGTTTCTCCCTAGGCTCTCAGAGGACTACGATCGGGGTATGTCTATAAAGCTGACGAGCTGTACTTGATATACAGATAGATATGGCACTCTACCGATGAGGAAGTGTGCCGTTTTAGGTAGAATGAAGACGCTCTGTTGCCAAATAGAAATCAGCATTATCGTCAGTAAAAAATGGATGTCAACTCGACGCTGGATGAAAGACAACATACAATCAATGGAAGGTAACGTGATGGCCGTTAGGACCAATACTTTGCTCTGCCAAGATAATATTGCGTTCTGAGTTTCTCATAGTTGGCACCCCTTGACATGAAAGCGCATGTCATCTTTGCGGGTTCGCAAGCCTTGACAAAAGGCTGCCGCGTGTGGCTTTGTTCCAGTACCGGCGGCAAGTCAGTGGTGGCTAGCGTTAACAACGCCCGCCACTTCATAGTAGCCCCTCTCAGAGCTCACTCCTAGCAGTTGATTCATGCAGAGGTGGGTGTAGACTGACTCGTTGAATCCATAATGGTTCATTAGCGCAGTCTACATGGAAACGATGATTTTTTGGAGTTATCTTGGGCAAACCAGCAATACAACTGCATTAATGTAGAACTGGTAGCATATGTGGCAGGGATTATCTCGAGAAACCAACAACCCGACTTCAACTGGTGCAAAATTGCTAAAATATTTGGGGTTATCCTCTTTCAGCCTTAGAGACACGGCATCAACAAGGCGGGTGGACTCCCTCGAGGACATGCAAGGGCAGACGATAGTCTGATGTACAGACAGGAACAACCGAGACATGTCTCAGCCTGACGTGGGGTATGTGAGAACCAACGCGGATGTTAGTATCTGACAGCAAGGCATAGTGACGTGGTACTAGCAAACACGTTGAGGTCGTGGGAGATGCTTGTGCTGGTTGATGGGGAAGGTTTTCATGGTTGACCAGCCGCGCTACAAACCTTCCTTTACCCCAGCGGGATAGAAACGTGTCGAGCGGAGAATAGTGGATGTGACTCATAGCAATCAGTATGACAGCATCGATAGGATTTATTATTCCGCTCGACAGGTGTTCTCCGTCCACGGAACTTTCTTGTTTAACAAGTTTGGTCGCCCACTTGGATGGCCAAACAGCGGCACGTGTGATTATTTGATGCGTGtggcatgatgatgattactGTATCTGGCGCTGCCATAAGAGCAGACCAGTCCTGGTGCTAGTAGTGTCTTGAAGACCGTATCCGTGGACACTTTGGGGGGCTTAGATGCACTAGCCTCTCGAGTAtccagaaggaggagagacaCGAGTACGCCagatgtacggagtactgatAATGCTATTATCATGAAGCATATATCACGAATACGTCGTGCTTGCCATGACATGCGCGTCGGAGTCCGGTCCCACAGCAATTCCCAGTCGTGGCAGGGATCTGCAATCCTTGTACGGGGTTGTGGATTGCTGGGTTCAGAAAGGAGGACGCCAGGAATGGTTGGAAATAATTCCCGCTCGACTCCCCACGATTccagtctttcttttcttcgtttGGTGGTGTGCATTGCTTTTCCTGCTTGATCCACTTTACAAAAAGAACGGTTAATGTCCTGGAAACAAAGAACTAGCGGGGTGCCACTAGTTGATGTGCATGCAAGGCAAAAGAGTTGTATATGCGGATGGCCTCTTGCAACGGCCCGCTTTGCCTCTTTATCGTTCATTATATGGGCATGTTTCGCAATCAATCGCATCGCTCATCGGTGATAAGGTCATTTTCTCGGTGTCGACTCGAGCTAcaccacatacatacatgcatgccATGAGATCCCCCAATGGGCAATCCGTGATAAAGCAAAAATGGCCGGCAATGTGAGCTACGTTCAGAATAACAGCCCCTGTCTTCCGCGGCCATTGTACAGGCAGGGCGGATGAAACCTAATTCGCTGTGATTGTGTCCTACTGGGATGCAAGGGATACTCCCGGAAGGCCCGCCGAGATAAATGGTTAGCCATGCGTGCCTCTACTATCTGAGGTTGGCACAGAGGGAAAAACCGAAGAGTGTGCTAAGCAATGGACTTTCAAATATCTATTCGGGAAACATAGTCGATATTGGGATATTCGGAGTGTTGCTGTGCCTACTGGGGTTGAAGTAGTTGGCAAATTTGAACCCAAGGCCACTAAGGCATGCATCCTGGAAGGGATAGCACATTAGATGCAATGTCCAATAAGATGCAAGTTGGTAACAATTGCGCCATACTGATAATGGTAGAGGTAGTTATCTGTTGGTATTAGGGCGTATGGCCGCTGCAGGGCTCATGTTGTCATGGTCATGCAACGAGTTGATTGGAAGTCTGGGGGCTTGCAtgtatagtaagtagtaatgATCATATTATGGGACTATTATGGAATCCAGGTTGATGATAAGCACTAGTAGTTACTACAGTTGCAGTGGGCAGTGGctcatagtagtagtaagacTCCTATTTCAACTACGCCCGGTGATGATCGAATTTATCATACAGTTTATCATCCCGCCCCTACATAGGGATAAATTAGTGAATGATAGCGTAGGTAATTTATCACGGACCTCACCAGGCCATTGTTTAACTGTTGGCGAGGATAAACTCTGATTCATCACCAGAAAACAAGCTAGTTTAGTGGATCCGATCGGTCGGGCTGGAGCGCAACTTAACCTTTACCGCAAATCTTCAATGGGAGCCGTGGCCCGTGATTATCCAAGGGACGGTCAAATGAGAATTCGGAACCTCTGGATTTATCCCCAGATGCTACCCCGCTTCGATCATCGTCAGCATCGGAAGAGTCTGGAAGCCAGAGGTGGTCAGTTGGCCAGTAGATGAGTCAAAGCCATTTTAACAGAGTTGGCTAGGAAGTCATGTCCGATGAGGCCGggttagtagtagcagcaagTAATCGACAATGACAGCTTCTCGGACCTTCCAAAGATATTCCAGACCATGGTCCGTCATCTCGCCGATGGAGTACGTGATCAGCCAACgttttaaaaaaaaaccGATATAATGAAGAATAATCTATTACGCAACAGCGAGGGGTAAATTAGCAGATGAGTATGTCGAAAAGGTTAGAGGGTGAATTTTTGTAGCGGTCAACCAGAGATGCCTGCTGTTGGGTGGATGTCTCCGATGTGGTTCGTGAAACCATGATTTTCCCAAAGAAGAACTactgagagaggagaggagaagcccGGGTCGGAAAGGGATTCCAGAGAGTTAGGGGACGGTCGCATATCAGTGGATGGAAGTATATTCGTAGCGTAAGCAAGTATCTAGTACTACCTAAATACTAAGCTCACAGTGATGGCAGCGACCGAttaaagagggagaaaacaGCCctaagaggaagagggaggggccGCCTAGATTGAAGCCTAAAAAAGAAGCGGCGGGAACGAATTTGGGTGGCCCCAGATCCAGTCGTGTATCAGACGGGGCCTGGTGGGCAGAGCGATACGCCTGGTACCTGCCCAGCAGCGGCGATGGCCGTACGCCTGCCAAGTACCTGATGGGATCGACAGATCGTCTGGTATTGTCATCGCCGGTAAGATTACCGATGGGCGCCAAAAGAATCGGTCGTTTGCCGCAAGACACGCAGCATCTTTTTTCCAGCTTGACCTGCCCAGCTTATCTATCATCTccaatcctcatcctcgaatCAATCCTGCGCCCTGCCAGAAAAGAGGTCCGTTGGTgattccttttttcccttcttctcactgTCCTTGAAGCCTGCAGGTTTTCCCCCTGTTCCTTCATCTGGATTTTCTctcgcctttttctttttttcttttcttctttccctcatcatctcctctttttcttaaccacccctctcctcatctctcccttcccttgtCATTCTTCGCAAATCTGGGGGACCTTTTGGGGTGCTTCTTTTTTGTGCTACCAATCTTGGTCTTTTCTCTCACATtgaccagaccagacccttttttttttttttcctttcccgtTTCCCTAATTCGATTAAATAACCTTTTTTCTCCCATTTCCCTGCTTTATTTCGACCGTCACTCTCAACAAACCTTTTTAaactttttcctcttttatatttttctttttatattttccttttttaaaCCTCCTCATTTCATCATTTGATcgttttcttccctctcgcTCTGTCATCATATTATCTCTACTCTTCGGTCATTTATTGTCGTtattccctccctcccctccacccttcCAAACTTTCGCCATCCAGCGCCCAGTGGTGGAGGCCGAACCGAACCTGCGACAAAAGGATAAAAAGGCCTGACTGATCTGCTCGGAACCACTTCGGGTGTCATGCTTGCGCTTGTCTGTGTCACAgctgaattatattaatgcTGGGCCTTGTCTCTCGTCCACATTCCCATCCTTCGACCCTCCACTAATCACGTCTTTTTTCTGCGCAACAAGCACATTCTCCGCCCATACCAACTGCACCCTCTTTCTAACCCTTTGTCCCTCCCCCCTTGCCGCTGCGATTCGTCCGAGCTCCTAACGTCTCTGTCTGATTAAACGAAATCCCCCCCGTGTCGGCCATCCCTCCCTTTGCCTTCAAAGGGCACATGAGGGCGATCTGCAAGATTCGAACTTCCTGGAGCATGCACGGAGCATAGTAACGTCGCAATACTTTTTGGCGATTTCGATCTACGGCTACTCGCTGGGCCGTGGGTGGACAAAGCAAACCGCTTTTATCAAGCTCTTGTCACCTTGCGTTGTTGAcggcctccctccctccttcctccgcctaGCATTTCTCGCCTGCCACGCTACTTCTCCCTTTCGTGTCCCCCCCTTCGATCCCTGTATAATTTGTACAGCGCCTGACCGCGTCTATTCTGGACCCGATCCAAATCCTATTCTTCGGCAACGTCTTCGCTGCCACCctatctctcctccatcccttTCCTTTGGTGTCCTGATTCTTCGCTCCTTTGTAAGTTTACACCTCATCTAACAGTTCGCAACTGGGTACAAGTGCTTTGATCTCCAGTCTGATCGGATGGCTGACTCGTGCAGTTCGGTATTCACCAGTCACCTCGTGCCTCGATCCACCCATTACGGGTCGTATAATTATCCGTATCACTTCAGCCTCATTGTCATCTAGTGTATCAGGAACGATAGTGCAGGGATAACGACGTCATACAACACCCTTACAGTCGGCTACGAACGACTATTCATACGGTGAACATCTACGGTGTGGTTCATATCTACGGGGAGGATTCATAATGGCTTCCAACCAGAATTCAGTTCATAATGTACGTGGTGTCCGGACAAGTGGCAAGTGGACTAGCTCGTTGACTGCTACACAGGTCCGTTCGAGCCGGTCGGGGAATATGACTTCATCAGGGTTTAATGGTGAGAGGACGCGAGGAGCTCCCTCAAGTATGGGGACAGGCTTCGGTGGTGGAAACGGAAACTGGAATGGCAGTATATGGGCAAGCGGTTTGGATGGTACGCAGCTCCTTGGACAGTTGTCTACTTGGGATATTGCCGCTGACTTGGACCTTACAGACCAGCACACTGTGGAGAATGCTTTCGAGGGTAAGGCTGGGTCAAGCTCTttgctctcttcttccgaatCCGATGGATGGAATAGCCGTCCTAACCTGCCATGGACTACGATCAACACATCGGCGGCCACCTTGTCGCGAGCTCCGAATAGCGGCATGACTACATCTCCCGTACAAACACGCGCCAATGAGCGCAGCGCGGGTGGTATTCCTGATAGTACCGACTCTTCTTCATATTTTGCCCTGCCCAAGTCGGGGATTGGATCAAGTGGCGGTGCTGGGCATAAAGCTTACCTGAGCACCGGGTCGGACGGCATCTCACCGTCAGGCGAGGGCATGAGCCTTGGCAATTTCGGAATGAGAAACGGTGATGGCAGGCGGCAGGTGAACACTTCTGCCTTTGGCGGTAGCCCTGTGGGATCTGGGTTTCCGATGAAGGCAGGGTTCACAAGCCCACTGGACAATCAAAGATCCGATGATGTGACCACGTCGATGGGCATGTCGACCTTGCAGTCTGCTCTACCCGATTACATGACGCAGCACATGGGCCGCAACTCATATTCCCATACTGCGCATAACTCGGCTTCCTTCGCACCACAACGACCAGCTCACTCCACCTACCCGTCATTTCACTCCGAGAGCCAGGGCTACGAGGGACGGTCTGGCAGTGGCTCCGTCGATCTTGGCTCTGGTTTTAACAAGCTGCAGCTGAACGAGGGCAATTTCTCGGGACATCCGGGCCTTAATCGTCCAGCCTACTTACCACACAAATCGTATGATGCCAGTCTGACGCGCTTGAAATATCAGAACGGTGGTGACGAGAGCGAGTACCAACTTCCGCCCGGTTATGGTAACGAAGGTGTGCCGACAGAGCTACCATTGGGATACCAGCCGAGTAGATCTCGTGTCCAGGACACAAACCCGATATCTCCTACTGAGTATCGCATTGACAGCCCCTTCTATGCCCAGGATAATGGCGCACACTTCCGGACCGGTTCCGCAGGTCAAGTGACGGGAAATGCAGCTGCCCTGCTGGAGCAGAAGCTACGAGCCGAGCAGGAGCTTTCGCAGCAAGCAGTCAATCCACTGCACAGGGTCCAGATTCCTCCTGCTTATGATCTTGCGGGTTACCAAGCACAGAGACTCAACGCCCTCTCGTTTTACCATCCTGTCGCCCAGATTGGCGCAGCAGCCCTTGTCTCTCGGGGTCATCGTGACCATGATCCTTCACAAGTGGTCAGGAGTCCAGTGCTAGAGGAGTTCAGGGCCCAAAACAAGGGGAACAAGCGCTACGAGCTGAAGGTGAGTAATGGTCAGGTCGGCTCTCGCGGAAGTATGTTGCTAATGTCAAGTCAGGATATCTATGGGCACATTGTGGAATTCAGTGGCGACCAGCACGGGTCGCGCTTCATTCAACAGAAGCTGGAGACGGCCAACAGcgatgagaaggaacagGTGTTCCGCGAGATCCAGCCCAACAGCTTGCAGTTGATGACGGATGTGTTCGGCAACTACGTTGTTCAGAAGCTGTTTGAACACGGAAACCAGACCCAGAAGAAGATTTTGGCAAACCAGATGAAGGGACACATCCTGTCCCTGTCTACCCAAATGTACGGGTGCCGCGTGGTGCAAAAGGTAAATGTCTTCTGCTCGGCTGCCAATACGAAATACTAATCTGCGACAGGCATTGGAGCACATCCTCACCGATCAGCAAGCATCAATGGTCAAAGAACTGGAGAGCCACGTCCTTCGCTGTGTTCGGGACCAGAACGGCAATCATGTCATCCAGAAGGCCATCGAGAGAGTCCCGTCTCAATATGTccagtttattataaatgCCTTCAAGGGCCAAGTTGACCGACTGGCTACACACCCATACGGGTGCCGTGTCATTCAGCGCATGCTGGAGCACTGCGAGGAAGTGGACCGGGAGTCTATCTTGGGTGAACTCCATGCCTGCACGTCAAAGTTGATCACGGACCAGTTTGGCAACTATGTCATCCAGCATGTCATTGAGAATGGTGAAGATAAAGACCGGTCTCGCATGATTGTAGTGGTTATGTCGCAACTCTTGACTTATTCCAAGCACAAATTCGCCAGCAATGTGGTCGAGAAGAGCATTGAATACGGCGAGGAGTCTCAACGTCGGCAGATGATTAGCACGCTGACAAGTGTCAACGAGCGCGGTGACAGCCCCTTGATCAGCCTCATGCGTGATCAGTACGGCAACTATGTGATCCGTAAGTTGCATCCCAAGCCGCCCATATTATGACTACTAACTTCCGTTGTAGAAAAGATCCTTGGACAGCTGGACGACACGTCCGAAGAGAAGTACAGTCTGGCCGTACGCATCCAGCCGATGCTTGATCAATTGAAGAAGTTCAGTTATGG includes the following:
- a CDS encoding uncharacterized protein (COG:S;~EggNog:ENOG410PRE4;~TransMembrane:1 (o27-48i)) → MFNPISKLVRRGDSESNDGLSPYMVDLLISLLVLILLGLALVGALLVLRRKRLNREQSELPVHNGQCVPNHRRFTVSASPNAKTESVLVYDEKRSLIENSSSPPPSPVPEIRITFPEEEDESGKRKSGRVVVVRITDAGGVGLEPCNEELPPYQSSDAERFQSLDIERMGGLKEKEATNRWS
- the PUF3 gene encoding mRNA-binding protein PUF3 (COG:J;~EggNog:ENOG410PGRI;~InterPro:IPR001313,IPR016024,IPR011989,IPR033712, IPR033133;~PFAM:PF00806;~go_function: GO:0003723 - RNA binding [Evidence IEA]); the protein is MASNQNSVHNVRSSRSGNMTSSGFNGERTRGAPSSMGTGFGGGNGNWNGSIWASGLDDQHTVENAFEGKAGSSSLLSSSESDGWNSRPNLPWTTINTSAATLSRAPNSGMTTSPVQTRANERSAGGIPDSTDSSSYFALPKSGIGSSGGAGHKAYLSTGSDGISPSGEGMSLGNFGMRNGDGRRQVNTSAFGGSPVGSGFPMKAGFTSPLDNQRSDDVTTSMGMSTLQSALPDYMTQHMGRNSYSHTAHNSASFAPQRPAHSTYPSFHSESQGYEGRSGSGSVDLGSGFNKLQLNEGNFSGHPGLNRPAYLPHKSYDASLTRLKYQNGGDESEYQLPPGYGNEGVPTELPLGYQPSRSRVQDTNPISPTEYRIDSPFYAQDNGAHFRTGSAGQVTGNAAALLEQKLRAEQELSQQAVNPLHRVQIPPAYDLAGYQAQRLNALSFYHPVAQIGAAALVSRGHRDHDPSQVVRSPVLEEFRAQNKGNKRYELKDIYGHIVEFSGDQHGSRFIQQKLETANSDEKEQVFREIQPNSLQLMTDVFGNYVVQKLFEHGNQTQKKILANQMKGHILSLSTQMYGCRVVQKALEHILTDQQASMVKELESHVLRCVRDQNGNHVIQKAIERVPSQYVQFIINAFKGQVDRLATHPYGCRVIQRMLEHCEEVDRESILGELHACTSKLITDQFGNYVIQHVIENGEDKDRSRMIVVVMSQLLTYSKHKFASNVVEKSIEYGEESQRRQMISTLTSVNERGDSPLISLMRDQYGNYVIQKILGQLDDTSEEKYSLAVRIQPMLDQLKKFSYGKQIVAIEKLIGGVMPPAGAPLAHAATSTTPPNSHKSSPQPSKRAVNGVENCRAPVVGAAPPTPPPTDTQSNADGSSESKHTAKSTVTPLAECESANPVTSDSVEVTGST